The following are encoded in a window of Limibacter armeniacum genomic DNA:
- the hisC gene encoding histidinol-phosphate transaminase — protein MFEIKKILRPHIANLTPYSSARDEYTGTEGIFLDANENPIGSVAGGNFNRYPDPYQQEVKQALSNIKGVAPSQIFLGNGSDEAIDLLYRAFCIPLKDNVIIMPPTYGMYAVSAEINTTEIRKVPLTSDYQLQPEKILEATDSNTKIIFVCSPNNPTGNSLHQADIEFLLKNFDGLVVVDEAYIDFSSETSWTNRLADFQNLIILQTFSKAWGLAGLRLGMAFASEEIIQVLNKIKPPYNINQLTQEHALKALANVSEKEEMVKELLAERKRVSEKLSALGSVKHIYPSDANFILVKIDEANAVYDALIKDKIIVRNRSSVTLCDSCLRITIGTTAENDTFLDALVKICNKTMA, from the coding sequence ATGTTTGAAATAAAAAAAATACTTAGACCTCATATAGCAAACCTTACTCCATACTCTTCTGCCAGAGATGAGTACACTGGAACTGAAGGTATATTTTTGGACGCCAATGAGAATCCAATTGGATCCGTTGCTGGTGGTAACTTTAACCGTTATCCTGATCCTTACCAACAGGAAGTTAAACAAGCTTTGAGCAATATCAAAGGTGTCGCTCCCTCTCAGATTTTCTTGGGTAACGGTAGTGACGAAGCCATTGACCTGCTTTATCGTGCTTTCTGCATTCCTCTAAAGGACAATGTTATTATTATGCCTCCCACTTATGGAATGTACGCTGTAAGTGCTGAGATTAATACGACCGAAATCAGAAAGGTACCTTTGACTTCAGACTACCAACTTCAACCTGAAAAAATTCTTGAGGCAACAGACAGCAATACCAAAATTATTTTTGTCTGCTCTCCAAATAACCCAACAGGAAACTCCCTGCACCAAGCTGACATTGAGTTTTTGCTGAAGAATTTTGATGGACTTGTAGTAGTGGATGAAGCCTACATCGACTTCTCATCTGAAACAAGCTGGACAAATAGGTTAGCCGATTTCCAGAACCTGATTATCCTTCAAACATTTTCAAAAGCATGGGGTCTTGCAGGTTTAAGACTCGGTATGGCTTTTGCCTCTGAAGAAATCATTCAGGTGCTTAACAAGATAAAGCCTCCATACAACATCAACCAACTGACTCAGGAACATGCGCTCAAAGCTTTGGCCAATGTCAGTGAAAAGGAGGAAATGGTTAAGGAGCTTTTAGCAGAAAGAAAAAGGGTATCCGAAAAACTGTCTGCACTAGGTTCCGTAAAGCATATTTACCCTTCTGATGCCAACTTTATTCTGGTTAAGATTGATGAAGCAAACGCTGTATATGATGCTTTGATTAAAGATAAAATCATTGTCAGAAACCGCTCATCCGTAACACTTTGTGACAGTTGTCTAAGAATTACAATAGGTACAACTGCTGAAAATGATACATTTCTTGATGCATTGGTCAAAATATGTAACAAAACAATGGCATAA
- a CDS encoding glycoside hydrolase family 3 N-terminal domain-containing protein → MRLIHTIITSLACICTLTSHTIAQTSPAWSLRDFYSQNQQLDKEVETVFANLSDWQRAGQMIISVGGKSGYPKSKLDNLLAQNGLGGILLLSGEKNELTNLAKSFDQQSVRNGGLPLLFSADAEPSLINRKISGLPSFPKTNTLTSATQSVKTAVAISNELNKIGIQQNFAPICDFSKNEDIIGNRSFGNNANSVAPLAVAFAHATQENNIIATAKHFPGHGNVKGDSHKKLVYIDGEMPELPVFAYMIKEEVTSIMVGHIAVQNNPDFDTDGMPSSCSRLIVTDLLKQQMQFKGLVVTDAMTMGALKQIPNAALKAVEAGIDMVLMPASEAQLHQDILQKMETNAAFKAQVYESVKKVIRMKICLGIVKPALYKKVDTELKIVPIGKPTLPAPIKLAYSK, encoded by the coding sequence ATGCGATTAATTCACACTATCATTACTTCACTGGCTTGTATTTGCACACTTACAAGCCACACAATTGCACAGACCTCTCCTGCATGGAGCCTAAGAGACTTTTACAGTCAAAACCAACAACTTGATAAAGAAGTCGAAACTGTTTTTGCCAACCTATCAGACTGGCAACGTGCCGGACAAATGATCATTAGTGTCGGAGGCAAAAGTGGCTACCCAAAATCAAAGTTGGACAATCTTTTAGCACAAAACGGACTGGGAGGTATCCTACTTTTGAGTGGAGAAAAAAATGAGCTAACCAACCTAGCCAAATCTTTTGATCAGCAAAGTGTTCGAAATGGTGGACTTCCACTACTCTTTAGTGCAGATGCAGAACCAAGCCTGATCAACAGAAAAATCAGTGGCCTGCCTAGCTTCCCCAAGACCAATACCCTTACTTCAGCCACACAATCAGTAAAGACAGCCGTAGCAATCAGTAATGAGCTAAACAAGATTGGTATTCAACAGAACTTTGCGCCAATCTGTGATTTCAGCAAAAATGAAGATATCATTGGCAATAGGAGTTTTGGCAACAATGCCAATTCCGTTGCACCACTTGCTGTTGCTTTTGCACACGCCACTCAGGAAAACAATATCATTGCAACGGCTAAACACTTTCCCGGACATGGAAATGTAAAAGGAGACAGCCACAAAAAACTTGTCTACATTGATGGGGAAATGCCTGAATTACCTGTTTTCGCCTATATGATCAAGGAGGAAGTCACTTCAATCATGGTAGGACATATTGCGGTACAAAACAACCCTGACTTTGATACAGATGGTATGCCATCCAGTTGCTCCAGATTGATTGTTACAGATCTACTAAAACAGCAAATGCAGTTTAAGGGGCTTGTCGTAACTGATGCCATGACGATGGGAGCATTAAAACAAATCCCAAATGCTGCACTGAAAGCTGTAGAAGCAGGAATTGATATGGTATTAATGCCCGCAAGTGAAGCTCAACTGCATCAGGATATTCTCCAAAAGATGGAAACCAATGCGGCATTCAAGGCTCAAGTATATGAGTCTGTCAAAAAAGTTATCAGAATGAAAATATGCTTGGGTATTGTCAAACCTGCACTTTACAAAAAGGTTGACACTGAACTGAAGATAGTACCTATCGGAAAACCTACTCTCCCTGCACCTATAAAATTAGCTTACAGCAAGTAA
- the floA gene encoding flotillin-like protein FloA (flotillin-like protein involved in membrane lipid rafts) encodes MNLPMLLILMAVVIVGFFIFIYFVPVNLWITAQFSNVRISLAQLVFMRIRKVPPRVIVDSMITATKAGLRVTTSELETHYLAGGHVPSVIKALISADKANIDLEFKQAAAIDLAGRDVFEAVQISVNPQVINTPNVAAVAQDGIQLVARARVTVRANIAQLVGGAGEETILARVGEGIVTSIGSSRSHKAVLENPDMISRLVLEKGLDAGTAFEILSIDIADIDVGSNIGAKLQIDQANADLKIAEAKAEERRAMAVAIEQEMKAKAQSARAKVIEAEAEVPLAMAEAFRSGNLGIMDYYKMRNMQSDTTMRDAIADASRDEVVHKRSDEEEEEDR; translated from the coding sequence ATGAACTTACCAATGCTTTTAATCCTGATGGCCGTAGTCATCGTAGGTTTTTTCATATTTATTTACTTTGTGCCTGTCAACCTTTGGATTACGGCTCAGTTTTCAAATGTGAGAATCAGCTTGGCACAGCTGGTATTTATGCGAATTCGTAAAGTACCGCCAAGAGTAATAGTTGACTCTATGATCACTGCTACAAAAGCAGGTCTGAGGGTGACTACTTCTGAGTTGGAGACTCACTACCTTGCTGGTGGACATGTACCGTCTGTGATTAAAGCATTGATTTCGGCAGACAAAGCCAATATTGATCTTGAATTCAAGCAGGCAGCCGCTATTGACCTTGCAGGTCGTGATGTATTTGAAGCGGTTCAGATCTCAGTAAACCCTCAAGTGATCAATACGCCAAATGTAGCTGCGGTAGCGCAAGATGGTATCCAGTTGGTAGCTAGAGCAAGAGTAACCGTACGTGCGAATATTGCACAGTTGGTGGGTGGTGCAGGTGAAGAAACTATTCTGGCAAGGGTAGGAGAAGGTATTGTAACTTCTATTGGTTCTTCTCGCTCACATAAGGCAGTTCTTGAAAACCCTGATATGATCTCGCGTCTTGTATTGGAGAAAGGGTTGGATGCAGGTACTGCATTTGAGATTCTTTCTATTGACATTGCAGACATTGATGTAGGAAGCAATATTGGTGCAAAACTGCAAATTGATCAAGCGAATGCGGACCTGAAAATTGCAGAGGCTAAAGCAGAGGAACGTAGAGCGATGGCGGTAGCAATCGAGCAAGAGATGAAGGCTAAAGCCCAGTCAGCACGTGCTAAAGTAATTGAAGCTGAAGCCGAAGTACCTTTGGCGATGGCAGAAGCATTCAGAAGTGGAAACCTTGGTATCATGGATTATTATAAGATGCGTAATATGCAGTCTGATACTACAATGCGTGATGCGATTGCTGACGCTAGCCGTGATGAGGTAGTACACAAGCGCTCTGATGAGGAAGAGGAAGAGGACAGATAG
- a CDS encoding peptide MFS transporter, with protein MSNVSTFEKKIPSGELFGHPRGLFTLFFTEMWERFAYYGMRALLVLYLVSAVGLDRAGALEIYAIFTGLVYLTPLAGGAIADKILGQRKAIIVGGLLMALGLFAIASGEALLNVGLGLLIVGNGFFKPNISTIVGALYEQNDPRKDGGFTIFYMGINLGALFSPLVCGTLGEKISWGWGFGAAGIGMVAGLIIFLFNSKSLGNLGFPPSSGDRQFSLTTKDWSHILIWAAATAAVTYGVIILWSSLGEEVTGYIKMIGAVLGVIALVFIIANNTKGGDEWSRVGVIFILAFFNIFFWAGFEQAGGTFNLFADGRTDRVIGFLNWEIPTTYFQSINPVFILALAPAFDMLWQNLAKTKFNPSTPVKFAFGLILLGVGFFVMNIADSRAVDGNLVSPLWLVTVYLFHTMGELCLSPIGLSMITKLSPTKITAVMMGLWFGSIALAQYMAGILESLLHNYLPDTPLFLFLTMTSVTGGVLLLLISPLLSKMMRGIH; from the coding sequence ATGAGCAACGTATCAACTTTTGAAAAGAAAATACCTTCCGGAGAGCTTTTTGGTCACCCAAGGGGGCTTTTTACACTCTTCTTTACGGAGATGTGGGAGCGCTTTGCCTACTACGGTATGCGAGCACTTTTGGTGCTTTATCTTGTAAGCGCAGTAGGACTAGATAGAGCTGGGGCTCTGGAAATCTATGCTATCTTTACAGGTTTGGTTTACTTGACTCCATTGGCAGGTGGTGCCATCGCCGATAAAATACTAGGACAACGCAAAGCCATTATTGTTGGTGGCTTATTGATGGCATTAGGTCTATTTGCCATAGCTTCTGGTGAAGCTTTACTGAATGTTGGTCTGGGCTTACTAATTGTTGGTAATGGATTTTTCAAACCCAATATTTCCACAATTGTAGGTGCGCTTTACGAACAAAATGACCCAAGAAAAGATGGTGGTTTTACCATTTTCTATATGGGTATTAACCTAGGTGCCTTATTCTCTCCATTGGTTTGTGGTACACTTGGTGAAAAAATCTCATGGGGATGGGGATTTGGTGCTGCCGGTATTGGTATGGTGGCAGGTCTGATTATCTTCCTATTCAACAGCAAGTCACTTGGTAACCTTGGCTTCCCTCCTAGCTCTGGCGACAGACAGTTCAGTTTGACAACCAAAGACTGGTCACATATCCTGATCTGGGCTGCTGCTACAGCTGCAGTTACTTATGGCGTAATTATATTGTGGTCATCTCTAGGCGAAGAAGTAACAGGCTATATTAAGATGATTGGTGCTGTACTTGGTGTTATTGCCCTTGTCTTTATTATTGCCAACAATACAAAAGGTGGCGATGAGTGGAGCCGTGTTGGTGTAATATTTATTCTGGCATTCTTCAACATCTTCTTCTGGGCAGGTTTTGAGCAAGCTGGAGGTACCTTTAACCTTTTCGCAGATGGCAGAACAGATAGAGTAATCGGATTCCTTAACTGGGAAATTCCTACAACTTACTTCCAATCCATCAATCCTGTATTTATTCTGGCATTGGCTCCTGCTTTTGATATGCTTTGGCAAAATCTGGCAAAAACCAAGTTCAATCCTTCTACACCTGTTAAGTTCGCTTTTGGTTTAATTCTGCTTGGGGTTGGTTTCTTTGTCATGAACATTGCTGATTCAAGAGCTGTAGATGGCAACTTGGTAAGTCCACTGTGGCTAGTAACTGTTTATCTGTTCCATACCATGGGCGAGCTTTGCTTATCACCAATCGGGCTGTCAATGATTACCAAACTGTCCCCTACTAAGATTACAGCAGTAATGATGGGACTTTGGTTTGGTTCAATTGCCTTGGCTCAATACATGGCAGGTATTCTAGAGTCTCTACTTCACAATTACTTACCTGACACACCATTGTTCCTGTTCCTGACTATGACATCTGTTACAGGTGGTGTACTCTTATTATTGATATCTCCATTACTAAGCAAAATGATGAGAGGTATTCACTAA
- a CDS encoding peptide MFS transporter has product METKGTFSHPKGLYILFFTEMWERFSYYGMRALLVLFVVANVADGGLGWEKADALALYGNYTMMVYLMSIPGGILADKLLGQKKAVMLGGLLLVAGHGIMAIPQEWAFFTALALIVLGVGCLKPNISTMVGGLYKEGDPNRDKGFTIFYIGINLGAALSSLIVPVVAAEYGWHYGFGLAGIGMLLGQVVYMLGQKHLVGIGDYINSSTSVDKEVANRPLTKIEQDRVVVLLLSFLIVIVFWGAFEQAGGLMNLYAQSKTDRYLPMFDYTIPAGVFQSVNAIFIILFGSAVAGFWAWRLKAGKETSTLLKMAIGTMIMGAGFLFMTAAAAEVQVDASGNIIGSSMIWLVLAYLFHTIGELCVSPTALSFITKLAPVKYASIMMGVYFAATGLGNKLAGVIGEHAVSGAGEEQVFTGIAIFAIAFGLILLFFFKKLKALTHGAEDKERDALKAPKAAEAV; this is encoded by the coding sequence ATGGAGACGAAAGGAACATTTTCACACCCGAAAGGGCTTTACATTCTGTTTTTCACAGAAATGTGGGAGAGATTCAGTTACTATGGCATGCGTGCACTACTTGTACTATTTGTAGTTGCAAATGTTGCTGATGGTGGCTTAGGCTGGGAAAAAGCAGATGCTTTGGCACTTTATGGTAACTATACAATGATGGTTTACCTGATGTCCATCCCTGGTGGTATTCTTGCAGATAAACTTCTTGGACAGAAAAAAGCTGTTATGCTCGGTGGACTATTGCTTGTGGCAGGACACGGTATCATGGCTATCCCACAAGAGTGGGCATTCTTTACAGCACTGGCATTGATCGTACTTGGTGTTGGCTGTCTAAAACCAAACATTTCCACTATGGTAGGTGGTCTTTACAAAGAAGGCGACCCAAACAGAGATAAAGGTTTTACAATTTTCTACATCGGTATCAACCTTGGTGCTGCACTTTCATCACTGATAGTACCTGTAGTAGCTGCTGAATACGGGTGGCACTATGGATTTGGTCTTGCTGGTATCGGTATGCTTTTGGGTCAGGTTGTTTACATGCTAGGTCAGAAGCACCTTGTAGGTATTGGTGATTATATCAACTCTTCAACATCTGTTGACAAAGAGGTTGCTAACCGTCCGCTAACTAAGATTGAACAAGACAGAGTTGTTGTACTGTTGCTTTCATTCCTAATTGTAATTGTTTTCTGGGGAGCTTTTGAGCAAGCTGGTGGTCTGATGAACCTATATGCACAGAGCAAGACGGATCGTTACCTTCCAATGTTTGACTATACAATCCCTGCGGGTGTATTCCAGTCTGTAAATGCGATCTTCATTATCCTATTCGGCTCTGCTGTGGCAGGCTTCTGGGCATGGAGACTGAAAGCTGGTAAAGAAACTTCTACATTGCTGAAAATGGCAATTGGTACAATGATCATGGGTGCAGGCTTCCTGTTTATGACTGCTGCTGCTGCTGAAGTACAAGTTGATGCTTCAGGTAACATTATTGGTTCTAGCATGATTTGGCTAGTTCTAGCTTACCTGTTCCATACAATTGGTGAACTTTGTGTATCACCTACAGCGCTTTCATTCATTACAAAACTGGCTCCAGTAAAATATGCATCAATTATGATGGGTGTTTACTTTGCAGCAACAGGTTTAGGTAACAAACTGGCTGGTGTTATTGGTGAGCACGCTGTAAGCGGTGCCGGTGAGGAGCAAGTATTTACAGGTATCGCCATATTTGCAATTGCATTTGGCTTGATCCTACTCTTTTTCTTCAAGAAGCTGAAGGCTCTAACGCACGGTGCTGAAGACAAAGAAAGAGATGCACTCAAAGCGCCTAAAGCAGCTGAAGCTGTCTAA
- a CDS encoding 5-oxoprolinase subunit PxpA, giving the protein MDINCDLGESFGQYTIGNDSEVIRYIDSCNIACGFHAGDPMIMRKTIDLALQHDVKIGAHPGYPDLAGFGRRHMELDHEEINSILLYQIGALKAMTEALGGQLHHVKPHGALYNAAAKDFELAKQIAISIRSAGSNLIFVGQASSQMEKAAKDVGIPFFREAFADRRYLTNGLLVPRSQEGAVIHDTSQAMKQVLQIANQQTVTSIEGTEIPLSADTVCVHGDNANTLAFVIQLREKLNQSTV; this is encoded by the coding sequence ATGGATATTAACTGTGATTTGGGAGAGAGTTTTGGTCAATACACCATTGGCAATGACAGTGAAGTCATACGCTATATTGATTCTTGTAATATAGCTTGTGGCTTTCATGCAGGTGACCCCATGATTATGAGAAAAACGATAGACCTCGCCCTGCAACATGATGTCAAAATTGGGGCACACCCTGGCTATCCTGACCTTGCAGGCTTTGGGCGTAGGCATATGGAGCTTGACCATGAAGAAATCAACAGTATCTTGCTCTATCAGATCGGAGCCTTAAAAGCGATGACAGAAGCTCTTGGTGGACAATTGCACCATGTAAAGCCACATGGCGCACTCTACAATGCTGCAGCAAAAGACTTTGAACTTGCCAAACAAATTGCTATCTCGATTAGAAGTGCAGGAAGTAACCTTATTTTCGTGGGACAAGCATCCTCCCAAATGGAAAAAGCTGCCAAAGACGTTGGCATCCCGTTTTTCAGAGAAGCCTTTGCTGACAGGCGTTACCTTACCAATGGACTATTAGTACCTCGCTCTCAGGAAGGTGCTGTCATTCACGACACGTCTCAAGCCATGAAACAAGTATTACAGATTGCCAACCAACAAACCGTCACGAGCATTGAAGGGACTGAAATCCCATTATCAGCAGATACAGTTTGTGTACATGGAGACAATGCAAATACTTTGGCATTTGTAATCCAATTAAGGGAAAAGTTAAACCAATCAACTGTATGA
- the pxpB gene encoding 5-oxoprolinase subunit PxpB — MKFHYTCMPIGDAALLISFGDQISEEINQQVICFCNTFEKLLPIDGIIELIPSYNSVTIIYNPMYVSYDSALDYLPTECLDENTSSSSNTIEIPVCYDYRFGMDLQEVASLNRLSVEEVIQIHTSGTYKVYMLGFMPGFMYLGGLNEKITCPRKQQPRQKVYQGSVGIAGNQTGIYPMESPAGWQIIGRTPIAIFSPFSNPHTLAKQGDLIKFKSITVEEFEEIQTATMIK; from the coding sequence ATGAAATTCCACTATACTTGCATGCCGATTGGAGATGCTGCTTTACTAATCAGTTTTGGAGACCAAATTTCTGAAGAAATCAACCAACAGGTAATTTGCTTTTGCAACACATTTGAGAAGCTTTTACCTATTGATGGTATCATCGAGCTGATTCCTTCATACAATTCGGTTACCATCATCTATAACCCCATGTACGTCAGTTATGATTCGGCATTGGATTACCTCCCTACGGAATGCTTGGATGAAAACACCTCCTCCTCTTCAAACACAATTGAAATACCTGTTTGCTATGATTACCGATTTGGAATGGACTTACAGGAAGTGGCTTCCCTTAACCGTCTTTCTGTTGAAGAGGTGATCCAAATACATACTTCAGGTACTTATAAAGTATATATGCTGGGTTTTATGCCTGGCTTTATGTATTTGGGAGGTTTAAATGAAAAGATAACCTGTCCAAGAAAACAACAACCAAGGCAGAAAGTGTATCAGGGATCAGTCGGGATTGCAGGAAACCAAACAGGTATTTACCCGATGGAAAGCCCTGCCGGCTGGCAGATAATTGGAAGAACACCTATTGCTATTTTTTCTCCTTTCTCCAATCCTCACACTTTAGCCAAACAGGGTGATTTGATTAAATTCAAAAGCATTACTGTTGAAGAATTTGAGGAGATACAAACTGCCACGATGATCAAATAA
- a CDS encoding 5-oxoprolinase subunit C family protein: MIEVIKPGLYTTIQDSGRLGYQKLGVPASGVMDTYAYRLVRWLVQAPPNAPVLEITLTGPTLHFHAPTTIALTGADISPRLNNHPISMYTSIPVAAGDILSFGKLVKGYRTYLAISDKLEIPEVMDSCSTYAYGKFGGLNGRPLEKGDTIAFQANAPIEQRVVPIELIPHYAQIFTARIITGPEHHQLTSETTQKFYSNEYKVSTESNRMGYRLEGATLTHLHQADIISSGIVSGTIQVPGNGNPIITMADSQTTGGYARLGTICQVDLPFVAQLKPGDAIRFKKISVPMAQALISVQELKLQTYKVFPC, encoded by the coding sequence ATGATTGAAGTAATCAAACCTGGACTTTATACCACAATACAAGACAGTGGTAGACTCGGTTACCAAAAACTAGGCGTTCCTGCTTCAGGCGTGATGGACACCTATGCCTACAGACTTGTTAGATGGCTTGTACAAGCCCCTCCAAACGCTCCGGTACTTGAAATCACACTCACAGGTCCAACATTACATTTTCATGCGCCCACAACCATTGCTCTTACTGGGGCAGACATTTCCCCAAGACTGAATAACCATCCTATTAGCATGTACACATCGATACCAGTGGCAGCTGGAGATATACTTTCTTTTGGCAAGTTGGTAAAAGGATACAGAACCTACCTAGCTATTTCAGATAAATTGGAGATTCCTGAAGTGATGGATAGCTGTTCCACATATGCTTATGGCAAGTTTGGAGGGCTCAATGGTCGTCCACTTGAAAAAGGCGACACTATTGCTTTCCAAGCAAATGCACCCATTGAGCAGAGAGTTGTTCCAATTGAGTTAATTCCCCATTACGCCCAAATATTTACAGCCCGTATCATAACAGGTCCAGAACATCACCAATTGACTTCAGAAACCACTCAAAAGTTTTACAGCAATGAATATAAAGTCAGTACAGAAAGTAATAGAATGGGCTATAGGCTAGAAGGCGCTACGCTGACACACCTTCATCAGGCTGATATTATTTCTTCGGGTATAGTGAGTGGGACAATACAGGTTCCTGGAAATGGCAACCCAATCATTACCATGGCAGACAGTCAAACTACAGGTGGATATGCACGCCTTGGCACCATTTGCCAAGTGGATTTACCATTTGTAGCACAGCTTAAACCCGGTGATGCCATTCGCTTCAAGAAAATCTCCGTTCCTATGGCGCAAGCACTGATTAGTGTACAAGAATTGAAGCTTCAGACGTATAAGGTATTTCCCTGTTAG